A genomic window from Arthrobacter sp. FW305-BF8 includes:
- a CDS encoding argininosuccinate synthase: protein MTERIVLAYSGGLDTSVAIGWIGEATGAEVIAVAVDVGQGGESLETIRQRALGCGAVEAYVADASDEFANEYCVPTLKANALYQGHYPLVSAISRPVIVKHLVKAAREFGATTVAHGCTGKGNDQVRFEVGIQTLGPDLKCIAPVRDLALTRDKAIAFAEEKGLPIETTKKNPYSIDQNVWGRAVETGYLEDIWNAPTKDIYDYTATPEFPPAPDEVTISFEAGVPVAIDGVKITPLQAIKELNRRAGAQGVGRIDVVEDRLVGIKSREIYEAPGAMALITAHKHLEDITIEREQARFKATVGQRWAELVYDGQWFSPLKRSLDAFIDDTQKYVSGDIRMVLHGGQAIVNGRRSETSLYDFDLATYDTGDTFDQSMARGFIELWGMSAKVASGRDIRVAGK from the coding sequence GTGACTGAGCGTATTGTTCTGGCCTACTCAGGTGGCCTGGATACTTCCGTAGCCATCGGCTGGATCGGTGAAGCCACCGGCGCCGAGGTCATCGCCGTGGCGGTCGACGTCGGACAGGGCGGCGAATCGCTGGAAACCATCCGCCAGCGCGCCCTCGGCTGCGGCGCCGTGGAGGCCTACGTGGCTGACGCGTCTGACGAGTTCGCCAACGAATACTGCGTGCCCACGCTGAAGGCCAACGCCCTCTACCAGGGCCACTACCCGCTGGTCTCCGCCATCTCCCGCCCGGTGATCGTCAAGCACCTGGTCAAGGCCGCCCGCGAGTTCGGCGCCACCACCGTGGCCCACGGCTGCACCGGCAAGGGCAACGACCAGGTCCGCTTCGAGGTGGGCATCCAGACCCTCGGCCCGGACCTGAAGTGCATCGCGCCCGTCCGCGACCTCGCCCTCACCCGCGACAAGGCCATCGCCTTCGCCGAGGAGAAGGGCCTGCCGATCGAGACCACCAAGAAGAACCCGTACTCGATCGACCAGAACGTCTGGGGACGCGCCGTCGAAACCGGCTACCTCGAGGACATCTGGAACGCCCCCACCAAGGACATCTACGACTACACCGCCACCCCGGAATTCCCGCCGGCACCGGACGAGGTCACCATCTCCTTCGAAGCCGGCGTTCCCGTAGCGATCGACGGCGTCAAGATCACACCGCTGCAGGCCATCAAGGAACTGAACCGCCGCGCCGGCGCCCAGGGCGTGGGCCGCATTGACGTCGTCGAGGACCGCCTCGTCGGCATCAAGTCCCGCGAAATCTACGAAGCCCCGGGTGCCATGGCGCTGATCACCGCGCACAAGCACCTCGAGGACATCACCATCGAGCGCGAGCAGGCCCGCTTCAAGGCCACGGTCGGCCAGCGCTGGGCCGAACTGGTCTATGACGGCCAGTGGTTCTCCCCGCTGAAGCGCTCCCTGGATGCCTTCATTGACGACACCCAGAAGTACGTCTCCGGCGATATCCGCATGGTGCTGCACGGCGGCCAGGCGATCGTGAACGGACGCCGCTCCGAGACGTCGCTGTACGACTTCGACCTCGCCACCTACGACACCGGCGACACGTTCGACCAGTCCATGGCGCGCGGCTTCATCGAGCTGTGGGGCATGTCCGCCAAGGTTGCGTCCGGCCGCGACATCCGCGTCGCAGGAAAGTAG
- a CDS encoding DNA-3-methyladenine glycosylase, which translates to MTTSGPVRQFLSGDAREIAPLLLGAVLTHHSDEGSVAVRITELEAYMGPVDSLHPDPGSHTYRGPTRRNAPMFGPAGHLYVYFTYGMHYCANIVCGPAGHASAVLLRAGEIVEGRELALARRPTSKAAKDLASGPARLATALGLTTEDSGRDALGPPFGLVLPPAPAAHVSTGPRVGVAGHGGTHDYPWRFWLTGDPTVSRYKAAKARPPRA; encoded by the coding sequence ATGACCACCAGCGGCCCTGTGCGGCAGTTCCTGTCCGGCGATGCCCGCGAAATAGCCCCGCTGCTCCTGGGAGCCGTCCTGACGCACCACAGCGACGAAGGTTCCGTCGCCGTACGGATCACGGAACTCGAGGCCTACATGGGTCCCGTGGATTCCCTGCACCCTGATCCCGGCTCCCACACCTACCGCGGCCCCACTCGCAGGAACGCCCCCATGTTCGGCCCGGCCGGGCACCTCTACGTCTACTTCACGTACGGCATGCACTACTGCGCCAACATCGTTTGCGGCCCGGCCGGCCACGCCTCCGCCGTCCTCCTGCGCGCGGGTGAGATCGTGGAGGGCCGGGAACTGGCCCTCGCCCGGCGCCCGACGTCGAAAGCCGCCAAGGACCTGGCCAGCGGACCCGCCCGGCTGGCCACAGCACTCGGGCTGACCACCGAGGACAGCGGCAGGGACGCCCTGGGTCCACCGTTTGGCCTGGTGCTGCCGCCGGCACCCGCCGCCCACGTCAGCACTGGCCCGCGGGTCGGCGTCGCCGGTCATGGCGGCACGCACGATTATCCATGGCGGTTCTGGCTCACCGGCGACCCCACCGTGTCCCGTTACAAGGCGGCAAAGGCGCGTCCGCCGCGGGCGTAG
- a CDS encoding maleylpyruvate isomerase family mycothiol-dependent enzyme → MTAITPDTLLTELHKAADAVSSLAGKLTEADVPAASALPGWTRGHVLAHIAGISNAMARQLEYAARGETVELYDGGYEGRTKAIEMSAGHSLAQHRADLDAALDRALRAFDSLDTDTDTDAGNAVAAGAGGWRAPISYRGGVVLDGGLALWRELVIHASDLNTGRGPETWSRPFCEHLFTFLAARVPEEQKLVLQPLGMQPVTLGTGGRSTVISGMVTDIAAWLAGREPSLGSLRASAAADGVDLPELLPWPSGVPAK, encoded by the coding sequence ATGACAGCGATCACACCTGACACTTTGCTCACCGAACTCCACAAAGCGGCTGACGCCGTCTCCTCCCTGGCCGGGAAACTCACCGAAGCTGACGTGCCCGCTGCCTCGGCCCTTCCTGGCTGGACCCGAGGGCACGTCCTCGCGCACATAGCGGGCATCTCCAACGCGATGGCGCGGCAGCTCGAATACGCCGCGCGCGGCGAAACGGTGGAACTGTACGACGGCGGCTATGAGGGCCGCACGAAGGCCATCGAAATGAGCGCCGGGCACTCCCTGGCCCAGCACCGAGCGGACCTGGACGCCGCGCTGGACCGGGCGCTGCGCGCCTTCGACTCGCTCGATACGGATACGGATACGGATGCCGGGAACGCTGTTGCGGCCGGTGCCGGCGGCTGGCGCGCACCCATTTCCTACCGCGGGGGAGTGGTGCTGGACGGCGGCCTGGCGCTGTGGCGCGAGCTCGTAATCCACGCCTCCGACCTCAACACCGGCCGCGGCCCGGAAACGTGGAGCCGGCCGTTCTGCGAGCACCTGTTCACCTTCCTGGCCGCACGCGTGCCGGAGGAGCAGAAGCTGGTGCTGCAGCCGCTTGGCATGCAGCCGGTGACGCTCGGGACCGGCGGCCGCTCTACGGTCATCAGCGGCATGGTCACCGACATCGCCGCCTGGCTCGCCGGGCGGGAGCCGTCGCTGGGCAGCCTGCGCGCTTCAGCCGCAGCCGACGGCGTGGACCTGCCGGAACTGCTGCCGTGGCCTTCCGGGGTTCCGGCGAAATAG
- a CDS encoding DNA-3-methyladenine glycosylase 2 family protein → MDFWQRYRAIDARDTRFDGQFFTAVRTTGIYCRPSCPARTPKAENVTFYETSAAAHDAGYRACKRCLPEAVPGTPAWNVRSDIAGRAMRLINDGVINRDGVEGLASRLGYSSRQLNRILSHELGAGPLSLARASRAQTARTLLVSTTMKLADVAFAAGFSSVRQFNETVAEVFDMTPTALRSTARHHTSAPASTSLTLALPYREPFDPGVFSFLALRAIPGIEAGTATSYARTLRLPHGDARFSVEYTGVEYSGTGNGSREGRTAKYDGGPHGRQLVLTIGAVDLRDLPALLSRVRRLFDLDADPVAIDGALGTDPRLSASVAAAPGIRLPGALDPQELLIRAMVGQQITVAAARTALTQLAAAGSPSAAPGDGLARLFPSPAQIAEAGAELLRGPRRRIESLLAVATALAENTLDLGYGDDLPSLSAKLLPQPGVGPWTVGYVAMRVIGAPDIFLANDAAVRNGIRALSAGASPIAGASPIPGASPISGTPGSGAWPSSDFREVSPWRSYATMHLWRAAAAASRTAVSRTPAARRGAINESDSAMKATVQ, encoded by the coding sequence ATGGACTTCTGGCAGCGCTACCGCGCCATCGATGCGCGGGACACCCGTTTCGACGGGCAGTTCTTTACGGCGGTGCGGACCACGGGCATCTACTGCCGGCCGTCGTGCCCGGCGAGGACGCCCAAGGCGGAGAACGTCACCTTCTATGAGACGTCCGCCGCTGCCCACGACGCCGGCTACCGTGCCTGCAAGCGCTGCCTGCCTGAGGCAGTGCCGGGCACACCGGCCTGGAACGTCCGCTCGGACATTGCCGGCCGGGCCATGCGGCTGATCAATGACGGCGTGATCAACCGCGACGGCGTGGAGGGGCTCGCCTCACGGCTGGGCTATTCGTCCCGGCAGCTGAACCGGATCCTCAGCCATGAACTCGGCGCCGGTCCCCTGTCCCTGGCCCGGGCCAGCAGGGCCCAGACCGCGCGCACGCTGCTGGTGTCCACCACGATGAAGCTCGCCGATGTCGCCTTCGCAGCGGGTTTCAGCAGCGTCCGCCAGTTCAACGAGACCGTGGCCGAGGTGTTCGACATGACGCCGACCGCGCTGCGCAGCACCGCTCGGCACCATACGTCAGCCCCGGCGAGCACCTCACTCACGCTTGCGCTCCCCTACCGCGAACCGTTCGACCCGGGCGTATTTAGCTTCCTCGCCCTCCGTGCGATTCCGGGGATCGAGGCCGGAACCGCCACGTCCTATGCCCGGACACTGCGGCTTCCGCACGGTGACGCGCGGTTCAGCGTCGAATACACGGGCGTCGAATACTCCGGTACAGGGAACGGGTCCAGAGAGGGCAGAACTGCAAAGTACGACGGCGGGCCGCATGGGCGGCAGCTGGTGCTCACCATCGGCGCGGTGGACCTCCGGGATCTGCCGGCCCTGCTGAGCAGGGTGCGCCGGCTTTTTGACCTCGACGCCGATCCCGTCGCCATTGACGGCGCGCTCGGTACCGATCCCCGGCTTTCGGCGTCCGTGGCGGCAGCGCCGGGGATCCGCCTGCCGGGCGCCCTCGATCCGCAGGAACTGCTCATCCGGGCGATGGTGGGGCAGCAGATCACGGTGGCGGCCGCCCGCACGGCCCTCACGCAGCTGGCCGCGGCCGGCAGTCCCAGCGCGGCGCCGGGCGACGGGCTGGCCCGGCTGTTCCCGTCGCCGGCGCAGATCGCCGAGGCCGGCGCGGAACTGCTGCGCGGCCCGCGGCGCAGGATAGAGTCGTTGCTGGCCGTTGCCACGGCCCTGGCCGAAAACACGCTGGACCTCGGCTACGGGGACGACCTGCCGAGTCTCTCGGCCAAGCTGCTGCCGCAGCCGGGCGTCGGGCCGTGGACCGTGGGATACGTGGCCATGAGGGTTATCGGCGCGCCGGACATCTTCCTCGCCAACGACGCCGCCGTACGCAACGGCATCCGGGCGCTGTCCGCCGGCGCCAGCCCTATAGCCGGCGCCAGCCCTATACCCGGTGCCAGCCCGATAAGCGGCACGCCCGGAAGTGGTGCCTGGCCGTCGTCGGACTTCCGCGAAGTGAGCCCCTGGCGTTCGTACGCCACCATGCACCTCTGGCGCGCGGCTGCGGCTGCCTCCAGAACTGCTGTATCCCGAACTCCCGCCGCCCGCAGGGGCGCAATCAACGAAAGCGACAGTGCGATGAAAGCGACAGTGCAATGA
- a CDS encoding HelD family protein, whose translation MHDADLAHERDYVAGLYTRLDELRAEKRAQLAQVRRAGAIGTMQNVSERDAFAALYEDRLAQLDAVDDRLVFGRLDLDSGEAQYIGRIGLTTEDLVRLMVDWRAPEAGHFYQATAFDRQGVRRRRHLILQGREVKAIEDDVLDADMLSDADSLQGEGALLAALNSKRTGRMSDIVGTIQSEQDRIIRSSISGALVVQGGPGTGKTAVALHRAAYLLYTHRDRLKSAGVLLVGPSSSFMKYIERVLPSLGETGVVMASLGRLMPGINAVPEQEADVAAIKGRLEMAEVIANAVANRQRIPAENRILEVDGRKLTLTPRQVRRARERARSTGKPHNEARVTFVKILLRELTEQMTELVEAGNIGNNADRSYLAEDVRTSRDVRVALNLCWMPMTPEKLVGELLSKPAVLEACTPGLTARERELLLRAPDAPWTEADVPLLDEAAELLGELDPAAGRGLAQQEQDRARALANARQTLVNMESAGVDVLMSAEELVEQNEEREARLTAAERATSDRTWAFGHIVVDEAQELSPMQWRLLVRRCPLKSFTIVGDIAQTSSVAGAKSWQGALAPMFGDRWQLEELTVNYRTPSQIAEAAARMANAAGLVVSAPKAVREGRWSPIIDRVDKPGLVNRLVEVLPEELQALDGGLLAVIADGDLLREATAALRAKYGSRLGTGAGSYEQDVVVISPREAKGLEFDGVVVLEPSAMLNHEHGRVGDLYVAMTRPTQRLRLIAAADVPAGIER comes from the coding sequence ATGCACGACGCCGATTTGGCCCACGAACGGGACTATGTAGCCGGCCTGTACACACGGCTTGATGAACTGCGTGCGGAAAAGCGCGCCCAGCTGGCCCAAGTGCGCCGCGCGGGAGCAATCGGCACCATGCAGAACGTCTCCGAACGCGATGCCTTCGCGGCCCTGTACGAGGACCGCCTCGCCCAGCTCGACGCCGTCGACGACCGTCTGGTGTTCGGCCGGCTGGACCTGGACTCCGGCGAGGCACAGTACATCGGCCGCATCGGGCTCACCACCGAGGACCTCGTCCGGCTCATGGTCGACTGGCGCGCGCCGGAGGCCGGCCACTTCTACCAGGCCACAGCATTTGACCGGCAGGGAGTGCGCCGGCGCCGGCATCTGATCCTGCAGGGCCGCGAGGTCAAGGCCATCGAGGACGACGTCCTGGACGCCGACATGCTCTCGGACGCCGACTCGCTGCAGGGCGAGGGCGCCCTGCTGGCAGCCCTGAACTCCAAGCGCACCGGCCGGATGTCGGACATCGTGGGCACCATCCAGTCCGAGCAGGACCGCATCATCCGGTCCTCCATCTCCGGCGCGCTCGTGGTGCAGGGCGGCCCCGGCACCGGAAAAACCGCCGTGGCCCTGCACCGCGCCGCCTATCTGCTCTACACCCACCGCGACAGGCTCAAGTCCGCCGGCGTGCTGCTGGTGGGCCCGTCGTCGTCGTTCATGAAATACATCGAACGCGTGCTGCCGTCGCTGGGTGAAACCGGCGTGGTCATGGCCAGCCTCGGCAGGCTCATGCCCGGCATCAACGCCGTGCCGGAGCAGGAGGCCGATGTTGCCGCCATCAAGGGCCGGCTGGAGATGGCCGAGGTCATCGCCAATGCCGTGGCCAACCGGCAGCGCATTCCGGCGGAAAACCGGATCCTGGAAGTGGACGGCCGCAAGCTGACCCTCACGCCCCGGCAGGTCCGCCGTGCCCGCGAACGCGCACGCTCCACCGGCAAGCCGCACAACGAGGCCCGCGTTACGTTCGTCAAGATCCTGCTCCGCGAGCTGACCGAGCAGATGACCGAGCTCGTCGAAGCGGGCAACATCGGCAACAACGCCGACCGTTCCTACCTTGCCGAGGACGTCAGGACATCGCGCGATGTGCGCGTCGCACTGAACCTGTGCTGGATGCCGATGACGCCCGAAAAGCTCGTGGGCGAACTTCTCAGCAAGCCCGCGGTCCTTGAAGCCTGCACCCCCGGGCTGACCGCCAGGGAACGCGAGCTCCTGCTGCGGGCTCCGGATGCGCCCTGGACCGAGGCGGACGTCCCCCTGCTCGACGAAGCAGCTGAACTGCTCGGTGAACTGGATCCTGCTGCAGGCCGCGGCCTCGCCCAGCAGGAGCAGGACCGTGCCCGCGCCCTGGCCAACGCCCGGCAGACCCTGGTCAACATGGAGTCCGCCGGCGTCGATGTCCTGATGTCGGCCGAGGAACTCGTTGAGCAAAACGAGGAGCGCGAGGCCCGCCTGACGGCCGCCGAGCGCGCCACCAGCGACCGCACCTGGGCCTTCGGCCACATCGTCGTCGACGAGGCGCAGGAACTGTCGCCGATGCAGTGGCGGCTCCTGGTCCGCCGCTGCCCGCTCAAGTCCTTCACGATCGTGGGGGATATTGCGCAGACCAGTTCCGTGGCCGGCGCGAAGTCCTGGCAGGGGGCCCTCGCACCGATGTTCGGCGACCGCTGGCAGCTGGAGGAGCTCACGGTCAACTACCGGACGCCGTCGCAGATCGCCGAAGCTGCGGCACGCATGGCCAACGCCGCCGGCCTGGTGGTCTCCGCCCCGAAGGCCGTTCGGGAAGGCCGCTGGTCGCCAATTATAGACCGCGTGGACAAGCCGGGCCTCGTGAACCGGCTGGTGGAGGTCCTTCCCGAGGAGCTCCAAGCGCTCGACGGCGGACTGCTCGCCGTGATTGCCGACGGCGACCTGCTGCGGGAGGCCACCGCCGCGCTGCGCGCGAAGTATGGCTCCCGGCTCGGCACGGGCGCCGGCAGTTACGAACAGGACGTGGTGGTCATCAGCCCGCGCGAAGCCAAGGGACTTGAGTTTGACGGCGTCGTGGTCCTTGAACCCAGTGCCATGCTGAACCACGAGCACGGCAGGGTCGGCGATTTGTACGTCGCGATGACCCGCCCCACGCAGCGGCTTCGGCTCATCGCAGCCGCGGACGTTCCGGCGGGCATCGAGCGTTAA
- the argH gene encoding argininosuccinate lyase: protein MVEPVETQGSTGSTNTGALWGGRFAGGPADALAALSKSTHFDWRLARYDIAGSKAHARVLHKAGLLDDAELEGMLAALDQLDADVASGAYVPAESDEDVHGSLERGLIERAGTQLGGKLRAGRSRNDQVATLGRMFLRDHARIIARGVLATIDALVEQAKAHHGVAMPGRTHLQHAQPVLLSHHLLAHAWALLRDVQRLQDWDKRAGVSPYGSGALAGSSLGLDPEAVAADLGFFSAVHNSIDGTASRDVFAEFGWVAAMIGVDLSRISEEVIFWATKEFSFVTLHDSYSTGSSIMPQKKNPDVAELARGKAGRLIGNLTGLLATLKGLPLAYNRDLQEDKEPVFDAADTLELLLPAVSGMIATLKFNADRMESLAPQGFALATDIAEWLVRQGVPFREAHELSGAAVKQAESRNVELWDLTDEEYAAISEHLTPEVRSVLSTEGSLSSRNSQGGTAPAAVERQLAALEGELNGVREYAG from the coding sequence GTGGTCGAGCCTGTCGAGACCCAGGGTTCGACAGGCTCAACCAACACGGGTGCGCTCTGGGGCGGCCGGTTCGCCGGCGGCCCCGCCGATGCCCTCGCGGCGCTGAGCAAGTCGACGCACTTCGACTGGCGCCTGGCCCGCTATGACATCGCAGGCTCCAAGGCGCATGCCCGCGTGCTCCACAAGGCCGGGCTGCTGGATGATGCGGAGCTCGAAGGCATGCTGGCCGCCCTGGACCAGCTGGATGCGGACGTTGCCTCGGGTGCCTATGTGCCGGCGGAATCGGATGAGGACGTGCACGGTTCGCTGGAGCGCGGCCTGATCGAGCGCGCCGGAACCCAGCTGGGCGGCAAGCTGCGGGCGGGGCGTTCGCGCAACGACCAGGTGGCCACGCTGGGCCGCATGTTCCTGCGTGACCACGCCCGGATCATCGCCCGCGGCGTGCTCGCCACCATCGATGCGCTGGTGGAGCAGGCCAAAGCCCACCACGGCGTGGCGATGCCCGGCCGCACCCACCTGCAGCACGCCCAGCCGGTCCTGCTCAGCCACCACCTGCTGGCCCATGCCTGGGCGCTACTGCGCGATGTGCAGCGGCTCCAGGACTGGGACAAGCGCGCCGGCGTTTCGCCGTACGGCTCCGGCGCCCTCGCCGGCTCCTCGCTGGGCCTCGACCCCGAGGCCGTGGCCGCGGACCTGGGCTTCTTCTCCGCCGTCCACAACTCGATCGACGGCACCGCGTCCCGCGATGTCTTTGCCGAGTTCGGCTGGGTGGCCGCGATGATCGGCGTCGACCTGTCCCGGATCTCAGAGGAAGTCATCTTCTGGGCCACCAAAGAGTTCTCCTTCGTCACACTGCACGATTCCTACTCCACGGGATCGTCGATCATGCCGCAGAAGAAGAACCCGGACGTGGCAGAGCTGGCCCGCGGCAAGGCCGGCCGGCTGATCGGCAACCTTACCGGCCTGCTGGCCACGCTGAAGGGCCTGCCGCTCGCGTACAACCGCGACCTGCAGGAGGACAAGGAACCGGTATTCGACGCCGCCGACACGCTGGAGCTGCTGCTGCCGGCCGTTTCAGGCATGATCGCCACGCTGAAGTTCAATGCCGACCGGATGGAGTCGCTGGCTCCGCAGGGCTTCGCGCTGGCCACGGACATCGCCGAGTGGCTGGTCCGCCAGGGCGTGCCGTTCCGCGAGGCGCACGAACTGTCCGGCGCGGCCGTGAAGCAGGCCGAAAGCCGCAACGTGGAGCTGTGGGACCTGACGGACGAGGAGTATGCCGCCATTTCGGAGCACCTCACCCCGGAGGTCCGCAGCGTCCTGAGCACGGAAGGCTCGCTCAGCAGCCGGAACTCGCAGGGCGGCACGGCACCGGCCGCCGTCGAACGCCAACTGGCCGCGCTGGAAGGCGAGCTTAACGGCGTCCGCGAGTACGCGGGGTAG
- the argF gene encoding ornithine carbamoyltransferase has product MTSTGTIRHFLKDTDLSPAEQAEVLELAGRMKAAPYSVQPFAAEGSGRKTVAVIFDKTSTRTRVSFATGVADMGGNALIINPGEAQIGHKESVEDTAKVLERMVSTIVWRTGAHSGLVAMAENSKVPVINALCDDYHPCQLLADLLTVKEHKGELKGLTMAYLGDAANNMANSYLLAGVTAGMHVRIAGPEGYLPAAGIVAAAQERAAETGGSVLITTDAAEALKGADVVATDTWVSMGQEAEKEARMKLFREYSVDEAALAQAAADAVVLHCLPAYRGYEISAGVIDGPQSIVWDEAENRLHAQKGLMAWLMHRSGLAFVDGLSPVEGTGESTF; this is encoded by the coding sequence GTGACTTCCACCGGCACCATCCGCCACTTCCTCAAGGACACTGACCTGAGCCCTGCCGAGCAGGCGGAAGTCCTTGAACTCGCGGGACGAATGAAAGCAGCGCCGTACAGCGTCCAGCCGTTCGCCGCCGAAGGCAGCGGCCGCAAGACCGTTGCTGTGATCTTCGACAAGACCTCCACCCGGACCCGGGTCTCCTTTGCCACCGGCGTAGCGGACATGGGCGGCAATGCCCTGATCATCAACCCGGGCGAGGCGCAGATCGGCCACAAGGAATCCGTGGAGGACACCGCCAAGGTCCTCGAGCGCATGGTCTCCACCATCGTGTGGCGGACCGGCGCGCACTCCGGCCTGGTTGCCATGGCGGAAAACTCCAAGGTTCCGGTCATCAACGCGCTGTGCGACGACTACCACCCGTGCCAACTGCTGGCCGACCTCCTGACCGTCAAGGAACACAAGGGCGAACTCAAGGGGCTCACCATGGCCTACCTCGGCGACGCCGCGAACAACATGGCCAACTCCTACCTGCTGGCCGGCGTCACTGCCGGCATGCACGTCCGCATCGCCGGTCCCGAGGGCTACCTGCCTGCGGCAGGCATCGTGGCCGCCGCCCAGGAACGTGCCGCCGAAACCGGTGGATCCGTCCTCATCACCACGGACGCGGCAGAGGCACTTAAGGGAGCCGACGTCGTCGCCACTGACACCTGGGTCTCCATGGGCCAGGAAGCGGAAAAGGAAGCACGGATGAAGCTGTTCCGTGAATACTCCGTGGACGAGGCTGCGCTGGCGCAGGCCGCCGCTGACGCCGTCGTGCTGCACTGCCTTCCCGCCTACCGCGGCTACGAGATCTCGGCCGGCGTGATTGACGGGCCGCAGTCGATCGTGTGGGACGAGGCCGAGAACCGGCTGCACGCGCAGAAGGGGCTCATGGCCTGGCTGATGCACCGGTCCGGGCTGGCGTTCGTCGACGGTCTTTCTCCCGTTGAGGGCACCGGGGAGAGCACGTTCTAG
- a CDS encoding adenine phosphoribosyltransferase, producing the protein MNHSEQAPAPRPVPVDELITSLCATVPDYPKPGITFKDLTPVFADGPAFRAVVDALVEPFKGQFDAVAGVEARGFLLAAAAAYATGTGVVTVRKAGKLPREVYSEDYALEYGNATLELHTTDLARGSRVLILDDVLATGGTLGAAARLFERCGVHVSGVGVVMELGELRGRAALSGHRVRSLLRL; encoded by the coding sequence GTGAACCACAGCGAACAAGCCCCCGCCCCCAGGCCCGTCCCCGTGGACGAACTCATTACCAGCCTCTGCGCGACCGTTCCGGACTACCCCAAACCCGGAATCACCTTCAAGGACCTGACCCCCGTCTTCGCCGACGGTCCCGCGTTCCGGGCCGTAGTCGACGCGCTCGTGGAACCGTTCAAGGGGCAGTTCGATGCTGTGGCCGGCGTCGAGGCACGGGGCTTCCTGCTCGCCGCCGCCGCGGCCTACGCCACCGGCACCGGCGTGGTGACAGTGCGCAAGGCCGGGAAGCTGCCGCGCGAGGTTTACTCCGAGGACTACGCCCTGGAATACGGCAACGCCACGCTGGAACTCCACACCACTGACCTGGCCCGCGGCAGCCGGGTGCTGATCCTCGACGACGTCCTCGCCACGGGCGGCACCCTCGGGGCAGCCGCCCGCCTGTTTGAGCGCTGCGGGGTGCACGTCTCGGGCGTGGGCGTTGTGATGGAACTCGGCGAGCTGCGTGGCCGCGCCGCCCTGTCCGGGCACCGCGTGCGGTCGCTGCTGCGCCTCTGA
- a CDS encoding arginine repressor, with protein sequence MSTNPAVPGASPATKTARQARITAILTGESVRSQAELAALLADDGVQVTQATLSRDLVELGAVRVRGKEGVLVYAVPGEGGERAARSGVSQEILDARLARLCGELLVTAEASANIAVLRTPPGAANFLALAIDHSVMPSILGTIAGDDTVLLVARDPLGGPELAARFLQLAEEAGPGQ encoded by the coding sequence GTGTCCACCAACCCGGCGGTCCCGGGCGCCAGCCCGGCCACCAAAACCGCCCGCCAGGCGCGGATCACGGCGATCCTGACGGGCGAATCGGTGCGTTCGCAGGCCGAGCTTGCGGCGCTGCTCGCGGACGACGGCGTGCAGGTCACCCAGGCCACGCTGTCGCGTGACCTCGTGGAGCTGGGTGCCGTCCGCGTCCGCGGCAAGGAGGGCGTACTGGTGTATGCCGTTCCCGGTGAAGGCGGGGAGCGGGCGGCCAGGAGCGGGGTCAGCCAGGAAATCCTTGACGCCAGGCTGGCGCGGCTGTGCGGTGAACTGCTGGTCACCGCGGAGGCCTCGGCCAACATCGCCGTGCTCCGGACGCCGCCGGGAGCGGCGAACTTCCTCGCCCTCGCCATTGACCATTCCGTGATGCCCTCGATCCTGGGCACCATCGCCGGAGACGACACCGTGCTGCTCGTCGCCCGGGACCCGCTGGGGGGACCGGAGCTGGCTGCGCGGTTCCTGCAGCTCGCCGAGGAAGCCGGCCCGGGACAGTAG
- a CDS encoding methylated-DNA--[protein]-cysteine S-methyltransferase: MKAQLLTMTTPDGPFTIIARDGVVLASGWTADPQDLTGQIHPQLLPDAYEAVEQLGPISAAVEAFYAGDPAPAMNVPVLQKSGPFRAHAWDVLRTVSPGAPVTYTEYAVLSGNAKAVRAAASACAFNAAALFVPCHRVVRTDGTMGGFRWGLKIKESLLAREKQGLAAD; this comes from the coding sequence ATGAAAGCCCAGCTGCTCACCATGACAACGCCGGACGGGCCGTTCACCATCATCGCCCGCGACGGCGTGGTGCTCGCATCAGGCTGGACGGCCGACCCCCAGGACCTGACGGGCCAGATCCATCCGCAGCTGCTGCCCGACGCCTACGAGGCAGTGGAGCAGCTCGGGCCGATTTCGGCCGCCGTGGAGGCCTTCTACGCGGGCGATCCGGCTCCTGCCATGAACGTGCCCGTCCTGCAGAAATCGGGCCCGTTCCGTGCGCATGCCTGGGACGTGCTCCGCACCGTCAGCCCGGGGGCGCCGGTTACCTACACCGAATACGCGGTGCTGTCAGGCAATGCCAAGGCAGTCCGGGCCGCCGCCAGCGCCTGTGCCTTCAACGCGGCGGCGCTGTTCGTTCCGTGCCACCGCGTGGTCCGCACCGACGGCACGATGGGCGGGTTCCGCTGGGGGCTAAAGATCAAGGAAAGCCTGCTGGCCCGCGAAAAGCAGGGACTCGCCGCGGACTGA